Proteins from a genomic interval of bacterium:
- a CDS encoding cystathionine beta-synthase: protein MIGNTPTVELTKFDTGPCRLFLKLENQNPGGSIKDRIALSMIEAAEADGRLKPGGTIVEATAGNTGIGLALVAKLKGYRIVLVIPDKMSREKIEYLKAMGAEILITRSDVAKGHPEYYQEMAERIAGETGGFYVNQFGNPANPLAHETSTGPEIWSQLGHDLDAIVVGVGSSGTMTGLTRFFQKVSPSLEFILADPEGSILAEYVATGRISHQAGSWLVEGIGEDFVPPIADFSMTKKAYSISDRESFALARDLLTREGIFAGSSTGTLLAAALRYCREQKAPKRVLTFACDSGSRYLSKMFSNAWMRDLGFISEDSHGDLRDLISRKHEEHATVFVTPEDTIKTAYGRMKLHDVSQVPVLDGDRIVGLVDESDVLFAIFGKRTQFDAGVHEVMNTHLFKLKPSDGLQAVIELFKRGFVAIVEDDDGAFLGIITKIDLLNYLRRGKK, encoded by the coding sequence ATGATCGGCAACACGCCCACCGTCGAGCTGACCAAGTTCGACACCGGGCCTTGCCGGCTGTTCCTCAAGCTGGAGAATCAAAACCCCGGCGGATCGATCAAGGACCGCATCGCCCTGTCGATGATCGAGGCCGCCGAAGCCGACGGCCGGCTCAAGCCCGGCGGGACCATCGTCGAAGCGACCGCCGGCAACACCGGCATCGGCCTGGCCCTGGTCGCCAAACTCAAGGGCTACCGCATCGTCCTGGTCATTCCCGACAAGATGAGCCGCGAAAAAATCGAGTACCTCAAGGCGATGGGCGCCGAGATCCTCATCACCCGGTCCGACGTGGCCAAGGGCCATCCCGAATACTATCAGGAGATGGCCGAGCGAATCGCCGGCGAGACCGGCGGTTTCTACGTCAACCAATTCGGCAACCCGGCCAACCCGCTGGCCCACGAAACCTCGACCGGCCCCGAGATCTGGTCCCAGCTCGGCCACGACCTTGACGCCATCGTGGTCGGGGTCGGCTCTTCCGGGACGATGACCGGCCTCACCCGCTTCTTTCAAAAAGTGTCGCCCTCGCTCGAGTTCATCCTGGCCGATCCCGAGGGCTCGATCTTGGCCGAGTATGTCGCGACCGGCCGGATCTCTCACCAAGCCGGCTCTTGGCTAGTCGAAGGCATCGGCGAGGATTTCGTCCCGCCGATCGCCGATTTTTCGATGACCAAGAAGGCTTACAGCATCAGCGACCGGGAGAGCTTCGCCCTGGCCCGGGACCTCCTGACCCGCGAGGGCATTTTCGCCGGGTCCTCCACCGGCACCCTGTTGGCGGCGGCGCTCCGATATTGCCGGGAGCAGAAGGCTCCCAAGCGGGTCCTCACCTTCGCCTGCGACAGCGGCAGCCGCTATCTCTCCAAGATGTTCAGCAATGCCTGGATGCGGGACCTGGGCTTCATTTCCGAGGATTCCCACGGCGATCTCCGGGATCTGATTTCCCGGAAGCACGAAGAGCATGCGACGGTTTTCGTCACGCCCGAGGATACCATCAAGACCGCCTACGGCCGGATGAAGCTCCACGACGTCTCCCAGGTCCCGGTCTTGGACGGCGACCGCATCGTCGGCCTGGTCGACGAATCCGACGTCCTCTTCGCGATCTTCGGCAAGCGCACCCAATTCGACGCCGGGGTCCATGAAGTGATGAACACCCACTTGTTCAAGCTCAAGCCTTCGGACGGCTTGCAAGCGGTGATCGAGCTGTTCAAGCGGGGCTTCGTCGCCATCGTCGAGGACGATGACGGGGCCTTCCTCGGCATCATCACCAAGATCGACCTCCTGAACTATCTCCGGCGAGGCAAGAAATGA
- a CDS encoding 3'-5' exonuclease translates to MALTEKDAQELGQSEEELWREVHSAILSEMRQTKSDFESDRKTARDLTSQIVAARRDEDKAALASDEAVAHGLARLRKNKSSDLESLAEQPYFARVILNEGGRAIEFKLSTASFPEQRIIDWRKAPISKLYYDYRQGEEFCETIQGQEHEGFIELRRAYHGVEDHLQSIETAEGVIARSGEGWKIQSLHPALSRGEEHDGHLPPILSLITAEQFKLITKNPQKPIVIQGIAGSGKTTVALHRLAWLLHEDNSDARPEKCLVVMFNRSLKAYVETTMPELKIPSVQLRTFSQWAGDLANDLVGPRPRGPVEKGRELELFKSSSLCLQALLDYVSRQPHRPEQSFVDDLFGFYRDLLKQDLLWRRWDLVRSQLKQQVEQKVCEPQDDPLLLHLVYAEHGYYPAKSPKSLGICDHIVIDEAQDFGSVEIRALLNALDHERTVTIVGDVAQKIVGGRDFGGWNELLKDAGFTDTMPIALTVSFRSTLEIMEVAEHLRGQRFSRSENVSSGRRGPIPTFRRVENPTLLALRIGQWIASRQKDSAKALSAIICRWPKQAVQLLEELRKIGYPAVRLGHREQFDFSPGITVTNVHQVKGLEFRNVLIVEPSEENYKASSDEECNLLYVAVTRAEERLDFIGIQKATTLLPRLAKPEE, encoded by the coding sequence ATGGCGCTTACCGAAAAAGATGCACAGGAGCTTGGTCAAAGCGAGGAAGAGCTTTGGCGCGAAGTCCATTCGGCCATTTTGAGCGAGATGCGGCAGACCAAGAGCGATTTCGAGTCCGACCGCAAGACAGCCCGGGATTTGACCAGCCAAATCGTGGCCGCCCGCCGCGATGAGGATAAGGCGGCCTTGGCCAGCGACGAAGCCGTGGCGCACGGCTTGGCTCGCTTGCGCAAGAATAAATCCTCCGATCTGGAGTCCCTAGCCGAGCAGCCCTATTTCGCCCGGGTGATCCTCAACGAGGGCGGGCGGGCGATCGAGTTCAAGCTGAGCACCGCCAGCTTCCCGGAGCAGCGGATCATCGATTGGCGGAAGGCGCCGATCAGCAAGCTTTACTACGACTATCGTCAAGGCGAGGAGTTTTGCGAGACGATCCAGGGCCAGGAGCACGAAGGCTTCATCGAGCTGCGGCGGGCCTACCACGGGGTCGAGGACCATTTGCAAAGCATCGAGACCGCCGAAGGCGTGATCGCCCGATCCGGCGAAGGCTGGAAAATCCAGTCGCTCCATCCGGCCCTTTCCCGCGGCGAGGAGCACGACGGACATCTGCCGCCGATCCTCTCGCTGATCACCGCCGAGCAATTCAAGCTCATCACCAAGAATCCCCAAAAGCCGATCGTCATCCAGGGCATCGCCGGGAGCGGAAAGACCACGGTGGCCCTGCACCGTTTGGCATGGCTCCTCCACGAGGACAACAGCGATGCCCGGCCCGAAAAGTGTCTGGTAGTGATGTTCAACCGCTCGCTCAAGGCCTATGTCGAGACGACCATGCCGGAGCTGAAAATTCCCTCGGTTCAGCTGCGGACCTTTTCCCAATGGGCCGGCGACTTGGCCAACGACCTGGTCGGTCCAAGGCCCCGGGGCCCGGTGGAGAAGGGTCGGGAGCTCGAGCTTTTCAAGTCCTCCAGCCTTTGCCTGCAAGCGCTTTTGGATTACGTCTCGCGCCAGCCCCACCGCCCCGAGCAAAGCTTCGTCGACGATCTCTTCGGGTTCTACCGCGACTTGCTGAAACAGGACTTGCTCTGGCGTCGCTGGGACCTAGTGCGTTCCCAGCTCAAGCAGCAGGTCGAACAAAAAGTTTGCGAGCCGCAAGACGATCCTTTGCTGCTCCACTTGGTTTATGCCGAGCACGGCTATTATCCGGCCAAATCGCCGAAGTCGCTCGGGATCTGCGATCACATCGTGATCGATGAGGCCCAGGACTTCGGCAGCGTCGAGATCCGGGCCCTGCTCAACGCCCTGGACCACGAGCGCACCGTGACGATCGTCGGCGATGTCGCCCAAAAGATCGTCGGCGGCCGGGATTTTGGCGGCTGGAACGAGCTGCTCAAGGACGCCGGCTTCACCGACACCATGCCGATCGCGCTCACGGTTTCCTTCCGCTCGACCCTCGAGATCATGGAAGTCGCCGAGCATCTGCGGGGCCAGCGCTTCTCCCGATCCGAGAACGTCTCTTCGGGCCGAAGGGGGCCGATCCCGACTTTCCGCCGGGTCGAGAATCCAACCCTGTTGGCCTTGCGGATCGGCCAATGGATCGCGTCCCGCCAAAAGGACAGCGCCAAGGCCCTCTCGGCGATCATCTGCCGTTGGCCCAAGCAGGCGGTTCAGCTCCTCGAGGAGCTGCGGAAGATCGGCTACCCAGCGGTCCGCTTGGGCCATCGCGAGCAATTCGATTTCTCGCCCGGGATTACCGTGACCAATGTCCACCAGGTCAAGGGCTTGGAGTTTCGCAACGTATTGATCGTCGAACCCTCGGAAGAAAACTACAAGGCTTCGAGCGACGAAGAGTGCAACTTGCTTTACGTCGCCGTCACCCGGGCCGAGGAACGTCTCGATTTCATCGGGATCCAGAAGGCCACCACTTTGCTGCCGCGACTGGCCAAGCCCGAAGAATGA
- a CDS encoding N-acetyltransferase, which yields MIRQIGPITMREAKPEDLEAILALHRRAFGGEAEASLIRALEEGGYSRLSWIAEEAGEVAGHIFFSEIDLQRDAELLPVLALAPMAVHPAKQRRGIGQALLGEGLEQCRRKGFPAVFVLGNPGFYGKLGFSPKLAEPFSSPYSGPHFMAIELRPNFLKKKKGRVLYSRPFLALES from the coding sequence ATGATCCGGCAAATCGGCCCCATCACGATGCGCGAAGCCAAGCCCGAGGATCTCGAGGCCATCCTGGCCCTCCATCGCCGGGCCTTCGGCGGCGAGGCCGAGGCTTCTTTGATTCGAGCCTTGGAAGAGGGGGGCTATAGCCGTCTCTCCTGGATTGCCGAGGAAGCCGGCGAAGTGGCCGGCCATATTTTCTTCAGCGAGATCGATCTCCAACGAGACGCCGAATTGCTTCCGGTCCTGGCCTTGGCGCCGATGGCGGTGCATCCGGCCAAGCAGCGGCGGGGGATCGGCCAAGCCTTGCTCGGCGAAGGGCTGGAACAATGCCGGCGGAAGGGATTTCCGGCGGTGTTTGTCTTGGGAAACCCCGGCTTTTACGGCAAGCTGGGCTTTTCGCCGAAGCTCGCTGAGCCTTTTTCCTCGCCCTACTCGGGCCCTCACTTCATGGCGATCGAGCTTCGGCCGAATTTCTTGAAAAAGAAAAAGGGCCGGGTGCTCTACTCCCGGCCCTTTCTCGCTTTGGAAAGCTGA
- a CDS encoding choice-of-anchor Q domain-containing protein translates to MSRNGKLSALVLSAFLLAAFDATAANLTATPTGGDCSGGTGGLQECLDVAVDNGEADTITLEAGTYNEGTYTYNAAIPGEDFSLTLAGPAGGGAIIDGEDTVLGLDLIASGGGDSNTVFTIQGLTFVNGADDAVQVSTVDADTVVEDSVFRDNNGTIGGALNIQSSDEGSVTVRNSTFSDNFADSAGGGLFVSVTLGNVTIENNLFERNSSNTFEGGAINVETEGVDSTLIIANNVFSQNESGADGGAGFLEVEDTGSAFIINNTIVGNTAAGDGGGFQVFADSTTQFNVYNNIFFENSAGALGDDLQIAETGAAIALFNNLYSEVDIACNGGGTGCISEGGNIVGEDPLFVDSAAGDFHLTADSPARDSGDPAAPEMPSTDFDGNPRPDQPGTNPDMGAFEFQAPIPTPTPTPTPTVGPQPEISGGGCNLGGSAASAGSVIGLGLSFLAFGALRRRH, encoded by the coding sequence ATGTCACGAAATGGAAAACTTTCGGCTCTCGTCCTGAGCGCCTTCCTTCTGGCCGCATTCGACGCGACCGCCGCCAACTTGACGGCCACCCCCACCGGCGGAGACTGTTCGGGCGGAACCGGCGGGCTTCAGGAATGCCTGGACGTCGCGGTCGACAACGGCGAGGCCGATACGATCACCTTGGAAGCCGGCACCTACAACGAAGGCACCTACACCTACAATGCCGCCATTCCCGGCGAGGACTTCTCGCTGACCCTGGCCGGGCCGGCCGGCGGCGGAGCCATCATCGACGGCGAAGACACCGTCCTGGGGCTTGACCTCATCGCCTCGGGCGGGGGCGATAGCAACACCGTCTTCACCATCCAGGGATTGACCTTCGTCAATGGCGCCGACGACGCCGTGCAAGTCTCGACCGTCGACGCCGATACGGTCGTTGAAGACAGCGTATTCCGCGACAACAACGGCACCATCGGCGGCGCCCTCAACATCCAAAGCAGCGACGAGGGAAGCGTGACGGTGCGCAACAGCACCTTCAGCGACAACTTCGCCGACTCGGCCGGCGGCGGCCTCTTCGTCTCGGTGACCCTGGGGAATGTCACGATCGAAAACAACCTTTTCGAGCGGAACAGCAGCAATACCTTCGAAGGCGGCGCCATCAACGTCGAAACCGAAGGAGTCGACTCGACCTTGATCATCGCCAACAACGTTTTCTCCCAAAATGAGTCGGGAGCCGATGGCGGCGCCGGCTTCCTCGAGGTCGAGGACACCGGAAGCGCCTTCATCATCAACAACACGATCGTCGGGAATACGGCCGCGGGCGATGGCGGCGGCTTCCAGGTCTTCGCGGACTCCACCACCCAATTCAACGTTTACAATAATATTTTCTTTGAAAATTCGGCCGGCGCCCTCGGTGACGACCTCCAAATCGCCGAAACCGGCGCCGCCATCGCTCTGTTCAATAATCTCTACAGCGAGGTCGACATCGCCTGCAACGGCGGCGGCACCGGCTGCATCAGTGAAGGCGGCAACATCGTCGGCGAGGATCCGCTCTTCGTGGATTCGGCCGCCGGCGACTTCCATTTGACCGCCGATTCGCCGGCCCGCGATTCCGGCGATCCGGCCGCGCCCGAGATGCCCTCGACCGACTTCGACGGCAACCCCCGTCCCGACCAGCCCGGAACCAACCCCGACATGGGAGCCTTCGAATTCCAGGCGCCGATCCCGACCCCGACGCCCACTCCGACTCCGACGGTGGGCCCCCAACCCGAGATCAGCGGCGGAGGCTGCAACCTCGGCGGGAGCGCGGCCTCGGCGGGTTCGGTTATTGGGCTTGGCTTGAGCTTCCTGGCATTCGGCGCCTTGCGCCGACGGCACTAA
- a CDS encoding NAD(P)-dependent alcohol dehydrogenase produces MTNTKAYAATAADRPLVPFSITRREPGPHDVFIAIQYCGVCHSDIHTARSEWGPSNYPVVPGHEIAGIVRSVGAKVTRFKAGDKVGVGCYVDSCRTCPPCLNHLEIYCEKGPNYTYNSLEKDGKIPTQGGYSTQIVVDENYVLRIPENMPLDRAGPLLCAGITTYSPLRHWKAGPGKRVAVIGLGGLGHMALQFAHGMGAEVIGISQSLRKKEDGLRFGAKEFYASSDPATFEKLANSFDLIVNTVSADMDWNPYLGLLKLDGVMVQLGAPPRPPSIQAFQLIGKRRSLAGSLVGGLAETQEMLDFCAKHNILPEIEKIPIQDINEAYERMIRGDVRYRFMIDIQSLG; encoded by the coding sequence ATGACCAATACCAAGGCTTATGCCGCCACCGCTGCCGACCGCCCGCTCGTTCCCTTTTCAATCACTCGTCGCGAGCCCGGGCCCCACGACGTCTTCATCGCGATTCAATACTGCGGGGTTTGTCATTCGGACATCCATACCGCCCGAAGCGAATGGGGGCCCTCGAATTACCCGGTGGTGCCGGGCCATGAGATCGCGGGCATCGTCCGTTCAGTCGGGGCCAAAGTCACCCGCTTCAAGGCCGGCGACAAGGTCGGTGTCGGCTGCTACGTCGACTCCTGCCGAACCTGCCCGCCCTGCCTCAATCATCTGGAGATCTATTGCGAGAAGGGCCCCAACTACACTTACAACAGTTTGGAGAAGGACGGCAAAATCCCAACCCAGGGCGGTTATTCAACTCAAATCGTCGTCGATGAGAATTACGTCCTCCGCATCCCGGAAAATATGCCCTTGGATCGGGCTGGGCCCCTGCTTTGCGCCGGCATTACGACGTATTCGCCGCTGCGCCACTGGAAGGCGGGCCCCGGCAAAAGAGTGGCGGTGATCGGACTCGGCGGTCTTGGTCACATGGCGCTCCAATTCGCCCATGGGATGGGGGCCGAGGTCATCGGGATCAGCCAATCGCTTCGCAAAAAAGAAGACGGTCTGCGCTTCGGCGCCAAGGAATTCTACGCCAGCTCCGATCCCGCGACTTTCGAGAAGCTGGCCAACTCCTTCGATCTCATCGTCAACACCGTGTCGGCCGACATGGATTGGAACCCTTATCTCGGACTGCTGAAACTGGATGGGGTCATGGTGCAGCTCGGGGCTCCGCCCCGCCCGCCTTCCATCCAAGCTTTCCAATTGATCGGCAAGCGGCGAAGCTTGGCCGGCTCCTTAGTGGGCGGATTGGCCGAAACCCAGGAGATGCTCGACTTCTGCGCCAAGCACAACATCCTCCCCGAGATCGAGAAGATTCCCATCCAAGATATCAATGAAGCCTATGAGAGGATGATCCGCGGCGACGTTCGTTACCGCTTCATGATCGACATCCAATCTTTGGGATAA
- a CDS encoding sialidase family protein, producing the protein MKYRNLRVLILGGIVVAASAIAGCGGGNESLTISPIGPTIVEKGTTLQFASNRDDVTWSVAGGNANGTISATGLYTPPATLPVDEPEVSVLVEDSDGNSAEAFVSLRTGSTLTLSSSSRPIGPDPIEIVVAFDFGLGFNSNKFAVGEGSIHEMSIFSNGTGTVSNVFLAQALDLGSFGDPVNITNNNVGAIGAAAIELDSELNPHVLLGADIDAPRLGMRSSIDGGQTFGDPVDLVPDSDPEVSQIMTSMAIDDNDDLHVVFSTQNDTADTGGIIYVKSTDGGATWSSPVPVEEGHDELIFPTVAVSPDGNTVYVSYYDAEFDQANFEISTDGGASFGGKLNLSNQSVSAAPFTKVALDPTGNIYYSLSDDLEGDGNFEMVVRRSTDGGASFAPAVPVQTQPNPLIFGNMAVDNLGRVDVVFSTDSDANNGLDKLSYSRSSDGGQTFSEPVEVASGTGTATFLITALRHDSAGRLYIQFFETADLNVATGTLSLRTAE; encoded by the coding sequence ATGAAATATCGAAATTTGCGCGTCCTAATTTTGGGAGGGATAGTTGTAGCTGCCTCGGCCATTGCCGGCTGCGGCGGTGGCAACGAGAGCCTGACCATCAGCCCGATCGGCCCCACCATCGTCGAAAAGGGGACCACACTTCAATTCGCCTCCAACCGCGACGACGTCACCTGGTCGGTGGCCGGCGGCAATGCCAACGGCACCATCAGCGCGACCGGCCTTTATACGCCGCCCGCGACTTTGCCGGTCGACGAGCCCGAGGTGTCGGTTCTGGTCGAAGACAGCGACGGCAATTCGGCCGAGGCCTTCGTCAGCCTCCGGACCGGCAGCACCCTGACTTTGAGCTCAAGCTCGCGGCCGATCGGCCCGGACCCCATCGAAATCGTCGTCGCCTTCGATTTCGGCCTGGGCTTCAATAGCAATAAGTTCGCAGTGGGTGAGGGATCGATTCATGAAATGTCGATCTTTTCGAACGGCACCGGGACGGTTTCCAATGTTTTCCTGGCTCAGGCGCTCGACCTTGGGAGCTTTGGAGATCCGGTCAATATCACCAACAATAATGTCGGCGCCATCGGAGCGGCTGCCATCGAGCTAGATTCGGAGCTCAATCCGCATGTGCTGCTCGGCGCGGACATCGATGCTCCCCGGTTGGGGATGCGGTCGAGCATCGACGGAGGCCAAACTTTTGGCGATCCGGTGGACCTGGTTCCCGATTCGGACCCCGAGGTTTCGCAGATCATGACCAGCATGGCGATCGACGACAATGACGACTTGCACGTGGTTTTCAGCACTCAGAACGACACTGCCGATACCGGCGGGATTATCTACGTGAAGAGCACCGACGGCGGAGCCACCTGGAGTAGCCCGGTTCCGGTGGAAGAGGGCCATGATGAGCTCATTTTTCCCACGGTGGCGGTCAGCCCTGACGGAAATACCGTCTATGTTTCCTACTACGACGCCGAGTTCGATCAGGCTAATTTCGAAATAAGCACCGATGGCGGTGCCAGTTTCGGCGGTAAGCTGAACCTCTCGAACCAATCGGTTTCGGCTGCGCCATTCACCAAGGTCGCTTTGGATCCCACGGGAAACATCTATTACAGCCTAAGCGACGATCTTGAAGGTGACGGCAATTTCGAGATGGTCGTTCGCCGCAGCACCGACGGCGGAGCTTCCTTTGCGCCGGCGGTGCCAGTGCAGACCCAACCCAATCCCCTCATCTTCGGCAATATGGCCGTCGATAACTTAGGCCGGGTCGATGTGGTTTTCTCCACCGACAGCGACGCCAACAATGGCCTCGACAAGCTTTCCTATTCGAGAAGCAGTGACGGCGGACAGACCTTCTCCGAACCGGTGGAGGTGGCGTCGGGGACCGGCACCGCCACCTTCCTCATCACCGCGCTTCGCCACGATAGTGCGGGACGATTGTATATCCAGTTTTTCGAAACCGCCGATTTGAACGTGGCAACCGGCACTCTGTCCCTGAGGACCGCCGAGTAA